A genomic segment from Pollutimonas thiosulfatoxidans encodes:
- the sdhD gene encoding succinate dehydrogenase, hydrophobic membrane anchor protein — protein MRKTPLSGLGAWTIQRLTAVYLLIFFLFLLGYFVFWPPGSYEIWRDWISSTPLVIATSLFFIALLVHAWVGLRDVVLDYVKPLPLRLGVLAVLAFGLIGLAVWAIKVLLTAAA, from the coding sequence ATGAGAAAGACGCCTCTTAGCGGCCTGGGAGCCTGGACGATTCAGCGACTCACCGCCGTCTATCTGCTGATCTTCTTTCTTTTTCTGCTCGGCTATTTCGTGTTTTGGCCGCCCGGATCGTATGAGATCTGGCGCGACTGGATTTCCAGTACCCCGCTTGTCATCGCCACCAGCCTGTTCTTTATTGCCTTGCTGGTTCATGCCTGGGTGGGGCTGCGCGATGTTGTCCTCGATTACGTCAAGCCGCTGCCGCTTCGGCTTGGCGTACTTGCAGTGCTTGCGTTTGGCCTGATTGGTTTGGCGGTATGGGCCATCAAGGTGCTGCTCACCGCAGCAGCATGA
- the sdhC gene encoding succinate dehydrogenase, cytochrome b556 subunit, with protein sequence MQKPVFFNIFQIQMPVGAITSIAHRISGILLAVGIPFSIYLLYVSLDGPDGYEQANAILASLPFRLVAVLFAWALAHHLLAGIRHLLSDIDIGSGLPHARRSAWTVNCLSPLFAVLAAVAFL encoded by the coding sequence ATGCAAAAGCCAGTGTTCTTCAATATCTTCCAGATCCAGATGCCGGTGGGTGCCATCACCTCCATTGCTCACCGAATTAGCGGAATACTGCTGGCGGTCGGCATCCCCTTCAGTATCTACTTGCTTTATGTCTCGCTGGACGGGCCTGATGGATACGAACAGGCCAACGCCATACTGGCCAGCTTGCCATTCCGGCTCGTGGCCGTGCTGTTTGCGTGGGCCTTGGCTCATCATTTATTGGCCGGTATACGTCACTTGCTTAGCGACATCGATATCGGTTCGGGCTTGCCCCATGCTCGTCGCAGTGCCTGGACAGTAAATTGCCTCAGCCCTCTGTTTGCGGTGCTCGCTGCCGTCGCATTCCTATGA
- a CDS encoding phosphoenolpyruvate hydrolase family protein: MARHDRQALMQNFQDMVARGEPIIGGGAGTGISAKCEEAAGIDLIVVYNSGRYRMAGRASSAGLLAYGNANEIVVEMAGEILPVCKRTPVLAGVNGTDPFIIMPEFLKKLKALGFAGVQNFPTVGIIDGTFRQSLEETGINFSTEVDMIRQAHELDLLTTPYVFSADEATEMAKAGADFIVPHMGVTVGGSIGANSAKSLEESVRLIDEWGEAARKVRKDIIVIAHGGPISMPDDVQYVLNNSEHCNGFYGASSMERLPVEVAIEKHVRLYKALRR, translated from the coding sequence ATGGCAAGGCACGATCGCCAGGCATTAATGCAGAACTTTCAGGACATGGTAGCGCGTGGCGAACCCATTATCGGTGGTGGCGCCGGCACAGGTATTTCGGCCAAGTGCGAAGAGGCTGCAGGGATCGACCTTATCGTCGTCTATAACTCGGGCCGCTACCGTATGGCCGGGCGGGCGTCGTCGGCCGGCTTGCTAGCGTATGGCAACGCCAATGAGATCGTGGTCGAAATGGCTGGCGAAATCCTTCCCGTATGCAAGCGGACGCCCGTGCTGGCCGGTGTGAACGGCACTGATCCGTTCATCATCATGCCGGAATTCCTCAAAAAGCTTAAGGCCCTGGGTTTTGCTGGCGTACAAAACTTCCCGACTGTCGGGATTATCGACGGTACATTCCGCCAAAGCCTGGAAGAGACGGGCATTAATTTCTCGACCGAAGTCGATATGATCCGCCAGGCGCACGAACTGGATCTTCTGACCACGCCCTACGTGTTCAGCGCCGACGAGGCCACGGAAATGGCCAAGGCCGGGGCCGACTTCATCGTTCCTCACATGGGTGTAACGGTCGGAGGCAGCATAGGCGCGAACTCGGCAAAATCCCTGGAAGAATCCGTACGCCTGATCGACGAATGGGGCGAGGCAGCGCGCAAGGTCCGCAAAGACATTATTGTGATCGCGCACGGCGGCCCCATCTCTATGCCTGACGACGTGCAGTATGTTCTGAACAACAGCGAGCACTGCAACGGCTTCTACGGCGCAAGCAGCATGGAACGACTTCCTGTCGAGGTTGCCATCGAAAAGCACGTGCGTTTGTATAAAGCGCTACGGCGATAA
- a CDS encoding helix-turn-helix transcriptional regulator → METSDLLTETHIFGDDTRLITVRADHCEALAARHIAHVAVIDAAAPYTVVRTHLSGAFMQVCLGGAGRTLLDGQWHTHTVGVASFAPAHVLHAFHCLPDTRWQLCWVRFMPTSPRSLAGAMAPGLTPFDGRPLEHAILGLSREMDADADPGTCATWVDIIERYVARMIDPWQREPRLNDMWNAVLDDIGRPWSLEDLARLANISPEHLRRLCWKNFGRSPGKQLTTMRIAQAANQLVTTQKKIETIARDVGYVNPFTFSNTFKRLTGFRPSEYRSRPRT, encoded by the coding sequence ATGGAAACTTCAGATCTGTTGACCGAAACACATATCTTCGGTGACGATACTCGGCTTATTACAGTGCGCGCCGACCATTGCGAAGCGCTTGCGGCGCGCCATATCGCGCATGTTGCCGTGATCGACGCCGCCGCACCCTATACCGTTGTCCGTACCCACCTTAGCGGCGCCTTCATGCAAGTGTGCTTGGGCGGTGCCGGTCGAACACTGCTCGATGGGCAGTGGCATACGCATACGGTGGGCGTTGCCAGCTTCGCTCCTGCGCATGTGCTGCACGCTTTTCATTGCCTGCCCGATACCCGGTGGCAACTTTGTTGGGTGCGCTTTATGCCGACATCGCCCCGATCGTTGGCGGGCGCCATGGCGCCGGGGCTTACCCCATTCGATGGGCGACCGCTCGAGCATGCAATCCTGGGGCTGTCCCGCGAGATGGATGCTGATGCAGACCCGGGCACCTGCGCTACGTGGGTCGACATTATCGAGCGCTATGTGGCTCGCATGATCGACCCGTGGCAGCGGGAGCCCAGGCTGAACGATATGTGGAACGCGGTGCTGGACGACATAGGCCGGCCATGGAGTCTGGAGGACCTGGCTCGGCTGGCCAACATCAGCCCCGAGCACTTGCGCCGTTTGTGCTGGAAAAACTTCGGACGCAGCCCTGGCAAGCAACTGACCACCATGCGCATCGCTCAGGCGGCGAATCAGCTCGTAACCACGCAGAAAAAAATCGAGACGATTGCGCGGGATGTCGGTTACGTGAACCCGTTCACGTTTTCCAACACTTTCAAGCGCCTTACCGGCTTCCGGCCATCGGAATACCGGTCGCGACCCCGCACGTAG
- a CDS encoding Tm-1-like ATP-binding domain-containing protein — MITGAPCVWVVGTFDTKAEELRYLATLIKQAGVPVITVDISTRGASDQADISATEVASQHEAGADHVLGGSDRGAAVIAMSEALRGLVKAQLQAGAITGIIGIGGSGGTSMIAPALHVLPYGMPKLLVTTLASGTVTPFVDIYDVMVLNPVTDLAGLNRLSRMILANAAHAIVGMVSHATAQPQDDARPALGLSMFGVTTDCVQTVTRQLEEEYDCQVFHANGMGGRTMEALAQAGMLRAIVDVTTTEVGQNLVGGVCDAGPDRLAAAAKLGLPWIGSLGALDMINWGPRDTVPSKFDHRLFHVHNAQVTLMRSTAQELARAGEHIAKRLNQSSGIVRLLLPMNGLSAIDAPGQPFYDPDADEALFSAIERHFVQTPQHHLEKLPLHINEPDFAHAIAAAVRQVLADG; from the coding sequence ATGATCACTGGAGCGCCGTGCGTCTGGGTGGTGGGCACCTTCGATACCAAAGCTGAAGAGCTCCGCTATCTGGCCACACTGATCAAGCAGGCAGGCGTGCCCGTGATCACCGTAGACATCAGCACCCGCGGCGCTTCTGACCAAGCCGATATATCAGCGACCGAGGTTGCCTCGCAACATGAGGCAGGTGCGGATCATGTGCTTGGCGGCAGCGACCGCGGTGCGGCTGTCATCGCCATGAGCGAAGCGCTGCGGGGGCTGGTTAAGGCTCAGCTACAAGCGGGTGCGATTACAGGCATCATAGGCATAGGCGGATCCGGCGGAACGTCGATGATAGCGCCTGCGTTGCATGTGCTGCCTTACGGTATGCCCAAGTTGCTGGTCACGACGCTCGCCTCGGGGACCGTCACGCCGTTTGTCGACATCTACGATGTCATGGTGCTTAACCCGGTCACTGATCTTGCCGGGCTGAATCGCCTGTCCCGCATGATTCTCGCCAACGCCGCACATGCCATCGTAGGCATGGTGTCGCACGCAACAGCCCAGCCGCAGGACGACGCCCGCCCTGCGCTTGGCCTGAGCATGTTTGGCGTTACCACCGATTGCGTGCAGACCGTAACCCGCCAACTGGAAGAGGAATACGACTGCCAGGTGTTCCATGCCAACGGCATGGGCGGGCGGACAATGGAAGCCCTTGCGCAGGCGGGGATGTTGCGGGCTATCGTTGATGTGACGACTACCGAGGTGGGGCAGAACCTGGTTGGCGGCGTTTGCGACGCTGGCCCGGACCGGCTTGCGGCGGCGGCCAAGTTGGGGCTGCCCTGGATAGGCTCGCTCGGAGCGCTGGACATGATTAACTGGGGGCCGCGCGATACTGTGCCCTCCAAGTTCGATCATCGGCTATTCCATGTGCACAACGCGCAAGTCACGCTGATGCGCAGCACCGCCCAGGAACTGGCTCGTGCGGGTGAGCACATTGCCAAGCGGCTGAATCAGTCGTCGGGCATTGTGCGTTTGCTGCTGCCCATGAACGGGCTGTCGGCCATCGACGCCCCCGGCCAACCGTTTTACGACCCCGATGCCGACGAGGCGCTGTTTTCAGCTATCGAGCGCCATTTTGTGCAAACGCCCCAGCATCACCTTGAGAAGCTGCCGCTACACATTAACGAGCCTGACTTTGCCCATGCCATCGCAGCAGCAGTTCGGCAGGTGCTGGCAGACGGCTAA
- a CDS encoding ABC transporter substrate-binding protein — MKTQLWKSTAVSVALVAGIATAQAQTLSGDALRIGVLTDISGVYADVSGKGAIEAVRMAVEDYGGTMFGKPIEVLYADHLNKPDIGAARAREWFDRDGVDMITDLANSGVALAVAGIAKEKKRHIIVNNPSNMGLTNDMCSPYTIHYTYDAYSLAHGTGRTVAEQPGGDTWFFLTVDFAFGIGLEKQVSDVVEAANGKVLGAARHPLGTTDYSSYILQAQTSGAKIIGLASTGHDTVNAIRAAREFGLTPNQKLAALLLWINDIHALGLDTAQGLLLTNAWYWDMNEGSRDFAKRYYERMQSMPNMAHAGDYSSTMHYLKAVEAAGTDDPDAVSAKMRETPINDFFAKDGRIREDGRMVHDMYLWEVKSPDESKAPWDYFKLVKTIPAAQAFAPLADSTCYLVKK, encoded by the coding sequence ATGAAGACCCAGCTATGGAAAAGTACGGCGGTGTCGGTCGCCTTGGTTGCAGGAATCGCCACCGCGCAGGCCCAGACACTTTCGGGTGATGCACTGCGTATCGGCGTATTAACCGACATCTCGGGCGTCTATGCAGACGTGTCCGGCAAGGGTGCGATCGAAGCGGTAAGGATGGCCGTAGAAGATTATGGCGGCACCATGTTCGGCAAACCTATCGAAGTGCTCTATGCCGATCACCTGAACAAGCCAGACATCGGCGCAGCCAGAGCACGCGAATGGTTCGACCGGGATGGCGTCGACATGATCACCGACTTGGCAAACTCGGGGGTCGCATTGGCTGTGGCGGGCATTGCCAAAGAGAAAAAGCGTCACATCATCGTGAACAACCCATCCAATATGGGCCTGACCAACGATATGTGCTCGCCCTACACCATCCATTACACGTATGACGCCTATTCCCTGGCCCATGGCACCGGGCGCACTGTGGCAGAACAGCCCGGCGGCGACACCTGGTTTTTCCTGACCGTGGACTTTGCTTTTGGCATCGGCCTGGAAAAGCAAGTCAGCGACGTCGTGGAAGCAGCGAATGGCAAGGTGCTGGGCGCCGCCCGCCACCCGCTCGGCACGACCGATTACTCGTCATACATCCTGCAGGCGCAAACATCCGGCGCCAAGATTATCGGCTTGGCCTCGACGGGACACGACACCGTTAACGCCATCCGGGCCGCACGCGAGTTTGGCCTGACCCCTAACCAGAAGCTGGCTGCACTGCTGCTGTGGATCAACGATATACACGCTTTGGGCCTGGACACTGCGCAAGGACTGCTGCTGACCAATGCCTGGTACTGGGACATGAACGAAGGCTCGCGTGACTTTGCCAAACGCTATTACGAGCGCATGCAAAGCATGCCTAACATGGCGCACGCGGGCGATTACTCTTCCACCATGCATTACCTGAAGGCCGTTGAGGCGGCAGGTACCGACGATCCTGATGCTGTGTCAGCCAAGATGCGCGAAACACCGATCAATGACTTTTTCGCCAAGGACGGCCGGATCCGCGAAGACGGCCGCATGGTTCACGACATGTACCTATGGGAAGTGAAGTCGCCAGACGAATCCAAGGCACCGTGGGACTATTTCAAACTGGTCAAGACCATTCCCGCAGCGCAAGCGTTTGCGCCCCTGGCAGACAGTACCTGCTATTTGGTCAAGAAGTAG
- a CDS encoding DUF1428 domain-containing protein, whose amino-acid sequence MNYVEGFVVAVPAANKETYRQQAQEASELFKEFGATRFVECWGDDVPDGKVTDFRGAVKAKDDEVVVFSWLEYPSKEVRDSANEKMRSDPRMKAMASMAA is encoded by the coding sequence ATGAACTACGTGGAAGGATTTGTGGTGGCTGTGCCGGCTGCCAACAAGGAAACCTACAGACAGCAGGCCCAAGAGGCATCTGAGTTGTTCAAGGAGTTCGGTGCCACCCGCTTTGTTGAATGCTGGGGCGATGATGTGCCCGACGGCAAGGTTACGGATTTTCGCGGAGCGGTAAAGGCCAAAGATGATGAAGTCGTCGTCTTTAGCTGGTTGGAGTACCCCTCCAAGGAAGTGCGCGACTCGGCGAACGAGAAAATGAGGTCCGATCCACGCATGAAAGCCATGGCATCGATGGCAGCATAG
- a CDS encoding branched-chain amino acid ABC transporter permease produces MKDGTRRTWIFWALGGLALLAYPLVVPDFWVVSVGAQAIVLGLITLSLTFLAAYGGMVSLAQMAVAGVAGYTVAVLGSHSASAGAYVLPWPASVLVGMLAGIVAGLVIGAIAVRSRGIYLLMSTLAIAMIFYYLAQQNTTVLHGFDGIRGVMAPTILGVSLREPRVFYYLCLAIGVMAYLLVVRLVRTPFGLALQGARDDERRMRSLGYQVTLHQVAAFGVAGLLASLGGILNLWYQGGISPGSIGMTSTVGILIMAVIGGLSHPRGAFIGALAYVLIQSFAVDLVGASRFNTLVGCVFLIIVMLSPDGLAGLWQKLFKREAAVKALPSSTST; encoded by the coding sequence ATGAAGGATGGCACACGCCGTACATGGATATTTTGGGCGCTGGGCGGCTTGGCCTTACTGGCTTATCCGTTGGTGGTTCCCGATTTCTGGGTGGTCAGCGTTGGCGCGCAGGCCATCGTACTGGGCCTGATCACACTTAGCCTGACCTTTCTGGCCGCCTATGGCGGCATGGTTTCACTTGCGCAGATGGCGGTAGCAGGGGTGGCGGGGTACACCGTGGCCGTGCTTGGCAGCCATTCGGCAAGCGCCGGTGCATACGTCCTGCCTTGGCCAGCCTCGGTGTTGGTCGGGATGCTGGCCGGTATCGTCGCGGGCCTGGTCATTGGTGCAATCGCCGTGCGTAGTCGTGGCATCTACCTGCTGATGAGCACGCTGGCCATCGCCATGATCTTCTATTACCTGGCGCAACAGAACACCACGGTGTTGCATGGGTTTGATGGCATACGCGGTGTGATGGCGCCCACTATCTTGGGTGTGTCGCTTCGCGAGCCGCGGGTCTTCTATTACCTGTGTCTGGCGATAGGGGTGATGGCTTACCTGCTTGTTGTGCGCTTGGTTCGCACACCATTTGGGCTGGCGCTTCAGGGGGCGCGCGATGACGAACGGCGCATGCGCTCGCTGGGGTATCAGGTCACTTTGCACCAGGTGGCCGCCTTTGGGGTGGCAGGCTTGCTGGCATCGCTGGGCGGCATACTCAACCTGTGGTATCAGGGCGGCATCTCCCCGGGCTCGATAGGCATGACGTCTACGGTCGGCATTCTGATCATGGCCGTAATCGGCGGCCTGAGCCATCCACGCGGCGCTTTCATTGGCGCATTGGCTTATGTCCTGATCCAAAGTTTTGCGGTCGACCTTGTCGGCGCAAGCCGCTTCAATACCCTGGTCGGATGTGTGTTCCTGATTATCGTCATGCTTTCCCCCGACGGTCTCGCGGGCTTGTGGCAGAAATTATTCAAACGAGAGGCTGCAGTAAAAGCCTTGCCTTCAAGTACATCGACATAA
- a CDS encoding ABC transporter substrate-binding protein, with protein MSTKNLTKLVLSLAMSGAMATSASAQDTIRIGGLATLDGPFAVLGQEAFRAMELAFEEAGYQVGGKKIEWVRESSDGRPDVALTKARKLIEQDKVDILVGPVSGGEGLAVKEYAKSAPGRTFVNGFSAAQETTLVSPAENFFRFSTDGGQWQAGLGNYVYDEKGYRKVAVVSGDYSFGYTQVLGFMSEFCAKGGKVPEKVWVPNGTKDFSSAIARIPEDVDAVYVMLGGADAVNFLSQYYQAGSDTPLVAGSNTVEQTVLNTKGPFQRYLEGIPSAHMVADGLDDPAYKQYVETYRKRFPDGLSAPSAPYYGYYVATKAVLAALDEVNGDLSDNQAKFQQALAKVKLDTAFGPVELDENRQAIANIYVTEVARNEDGTLYNKMVRKTSAVNQVLGQDRAQFVARGVPSRDYPACP; from the coding sequence ATGTCTACTAAGAACCTAACAAAACTGGTTTTATCCCTGGCGATGTCCGGTGCCATGGCCACGTCGGCCAGCGCGCAAGACACCATACGCATAGGCGGGCTGGCAACGTTGGACGGGCCTTTCGCTGTTCTCGGTCAGGAAGCGTTTCGCGCCATGGAGCTGGCTTTTGAAGAAGCAGGCTATCAAGTCGGCGGTAAGAAAATAGAATGGGTGCGCGAATCGTCCGATGGTCGGCCAGACGTCGCCCTGACCAAGGCTCGCAAGCTTATCGAGCAAGACAAGGTCGACATTCTTGTCGGTCCCGTGTCCGGCGGCGAGGGTTTGGCGGTCAAGGAGTACGCCAAGTCTGCACCGGGTCGCACCTTCGTCAACGGATTCTCGGCCGCTCAAGAGACCACGCTGGTCTCGCCCGCCGAAAACTTCTTCCGCTTCAGTACCGATGGAGGACAGTGGCAGGCCGGCTTGGGTAATTATGTATACGACGAAAAGGGCTACCGCAAAGTCGCCGTCGTATCCGGGGATTATTCCTTTGGCTACACCCAGGTGTTGGGTTTCATGAGCGAATTCTGCGCCAAGGGTGGCAAGGTGCCCGAGAAGGTCTGGGTGCCTAACGGGACGAAAGACTTCAGCTCGGCCATTGCGCGTATTCCTGAAGACGTCGATGCCGTCTATGTGATGCTGGGCGGTGCGGATGCTGTCAACTTCCTTAGCCAGTATTATCAGGCAGGTTCCGACACACCATTGGTAGCCGGTTCCAACACCGTCGAGCAGACTGTCCTGAACACGAAGGGCCCATTCCAGCGCTATCTGGAAGGCATACCCTCGGCCCATATGGTTGCGGACGGCTTGGATGACCCGGCATACAAACAGTACGTCGAAACCTATCGCAAGCGTTTTCCTGATGGTCTGTCTGCGCCGTCTGCTCCTTACTACGGATACTATGTAGCGACGAAGGCGGTGCTGGCCGCGCTTGACGAAGTTAACGGCGACCTTTCCGATAACCAGGCCAAGTTCCAGCAGGCGCTGGCAAAAGTGAAGCTCGATACAGCGTTTGGCCCCGTCGAGCTCGACGAGAACCGCCAGGCAATTGCGAACATCTACGTCACCGAAGTGGCTCGCAATGAAGACGGCACCCTGTACAACAAAATGGTGCGCAAGACCTCGGCAGTAAACCAGGTATTGGGACAGGATCGTGCCCAGTTTGTCGCTCGTGGCGTGCCTAGTCGGGACTATCCTGCCTGCCCATGA
- a CDS encoding SRPBCC family protein — protein sequence MARVYVSAVMHATLEQAWEMLRDFGDLGNYHPFFEKSYIEDGLAPDQVGCVRHFTVRDGGGTLRERLLELSDLDHRCTYEILHIDADWRNYVAQMHLLPITETGQCFGEWWATFDVPADQEAEAIKRVEDTFRIFFQCVNERFGKEK from the coding sequence ATGGCCCGAGTTTATGTAAGCGCCGTCATGCACGCTACGCTCGAACAAGCGTGGGAAATGCTGCGCGACTTCGGAGATCTGGGCAACTACCATCCCTTCTTCGAGAAGTCCTACATCGAAGATGGCTTGGCCCCCGACCAGGTAGGCTGTGTGCGTCACTTCACCGTTCGCGACGGTGGCGGCACCCTGCGCGAGCGACTGCTGGAGCTATCCGACCTGGATCACCGATGCACCTACGAAATACTGCACATCGACGCAGACTGGCGTAACTATGTCGCACAGATGCACTTGCTGCCCATCACCGAAACAGGGCAATGCTTCGGCGAGTGGTGGGCAACCTTCGATGTGCCGGCAGACCAGGAGGCCGAAGCAATCAAACGGGTCGAGGACACCTTCCGCATCTTCTTTCAGTGCGTGAATGAACGCTTTGGAAAAGAGAAATGA
- a CDS encoding cytochrome P450, with translation MTDHMPDDLSAIDRDLRAYTDELRPRHGVVRNIQGEWVLLRHDLVVQAAQDHDRFSNAVSSHLQVPNGIDAAEHTAYREALDDFLSPAALAPFVKAFRQVASDLVASLPRNVPVDAVSEFGVRFAVRAQSAWLSWPTELEDRLVDWVAQNHAATRSGDRSRMRQVAQAFDDLVRSVMLPRRGVESKHDLNDVTARLMRTEVNGRPLSDAEIVSILRNWTGGDLGSIAQCIGVLLHCLATRPFLQDHLRNGVPAAEFDAIIDEILRVDDPFISNRRVTTCPVTIGGVDLPQGARVKLNWTSANRDEAVFGDPDAMEPDRNAEHNLVYGIGKHVCPGRHLATLEMRIALQELLAATLSVALGPQHLAQRAVSPVGGWAKLAIVLT, from the coding sequence ATGACCGATCACATGCCTGACGACCTGTCTGCCATCGACAGAGACCTACGAGCCTATACCGACGAGCTGCGCCCACGGCACGGCGTGGTGCGCAACATCCAGGGCGAGTGGGTGCTGTTGCGACATGATCTCGTGGTGCAGGCCGCGCAAGACCATGATCGATTTTCCAACGCGGTCTCCAGCCACCTCCAGGTTCCCAACGGGATCGACGCGGCCGAGCACACGGCATACCGGGAGGCCCTGGATGATTTTCTAAGCCCGGCGGCGTTGGCACCCTTTGTGAAGGCATTCCGACAGGTGGCGTCCGACTTGGTTGCGTCCTTGCCCAGAAATGTGCCGGTCGATGCGGTGTCCGAGTTTGGCGTTCGCTTTGCGGTCCGGGCGCAAAGCGCGTGGCTCAGTTGGCCGACTGAGCTCGAAGATCGTCTTGTGGATTGGGTTGCTCAGAACCATGCTGCGACCCGCTCTGGCGACAGGTCCAGGATGCGGCAGGTGGCGCAGGCGTTTGATGACCTGGTCCGGTCCGTCATGCTGCCGCGCCGTGGCGTTGAAAGTAAACATGACCTTAACGACGTTACCGCGCGATTAATGCGAACTGAAGTGAATGGCCGTCCGTTGTCGGACGCGGAAATCGTGTCGATTCTCCGAAACTGGACAGGCGGGGACCTGGGTTCCATCGCACAATGTATTGGCGTGCTGCTTCATTGCCTGGCAACCCGGCCATTCCTGCAGGATCATCTCCGCAACGGGGTTCCTGCCGCTGAATTCGATGCCATCATTGATGAGATCCTTAGAGTCGACGACCCCTTCATTTCCAATCGGCGTGTGACGACCTGCCCTGTGACGATCGGCGGCGTGGACTTGCCGCAAGGCGCGCGCGTCAAGCTGAACTGGACATCCGCGAATCGGGATGAAGCCGTCTTCGGTGACCCCGACGCTATGGAGCCAGATCGCAACGCCGAGCACAACTTGGTCTACGGCATCGGCAAGCATGTGTGCCCGGGGCGCCACCTGGCAACACTGGAAATGCGCATCGCTCTGCAGGAGCTTCTTGCGGCAACCTTGTCCGTAGCGCTCGGTCCACAGCATTTGGCCCAGCGTGCGGTGTCTCCGGTAGGCGGTTGGGCCAAGCTGGCAATCGTGCTGACGTAG